The proteins below are encoded in one region of Brassica napus cultivar Da-Ae chromosome A6, Da-Ae, whole genome shotgun sequence:
- the LOC111213701 gene encoding protein NIM1-INTERACTING 2-like — translation MSSEKKVERREEDNGDGHIGKSSMEVVRTVTEEEVDEFFKILRRVHVAIRTVTRANGGIVERELTSKKRKRSQRLGLRSSLDSNGVRDGELDGIDRVGLRNSGLDLNCKPEPDAVSL, via the coding sequence ATGAGCTCGGAAAAGAAAGTGGAACGCCGTGAAGAAGATAACGGTGACGGTCACATAGGGAAGTCGTCAATGGAAGTTGTACGTACGGTGACGGAAGAAGAGGTGGATgagtttttcaaaatattacggAGAGTACACGTGGCGATCAGGACGGTTACGAGAGCTAACGGCGGTATTGTTGAAAGAGAGTTAACGTCTAAGAAGAGGAAACGGAGTCAGAGGCTTGGATTGAGGAGCTCATTGGATAGTAACGGCGTTCGAGACGGAGAATTAGATGGAATAGATCGGGTCGGGTTACGGAACTCGGGTTTGGATCTTAACTGTAAACCGGAACCCGACGCAGTTAGCTTGTAA